Within bacterium, the genomic segment TAGAAGTGGGATCCGCCACCTCCGGTACGACATACCGGAGTGGACGGTAAGCTACCGTGAATGCTCTCGAACTCTTGCAGGCTCCGGTCGCCGTCGTGTCTGGGATCAACGTCGAGAACGACGACGCCACTCACCTGGCCAGTGGCGATGCAAATGTTGGCTTCGGGCCATCGTTGCCACCACTCTCGGATCCGCAGTTCGCTGGTGCTCGCCTTGCGTTGCCATTCCCGAATGCGGGGATGCTTGCCTGGCGAACTACACTTCGCGCGGCCACACGTGCACCGTCCATCGCCGGTAACACTG encodes:
- a CDS encoding bifunctional DNA primase/polymerase; the protein is MSDPTHLNAALKYARNGMAVFPGHSVTGDGRCTCGRAKCSSPGKHPRIREWQRKASTSELRIREWWQRWPEANICIATGQVSGVVVLDVDPRHDGDRSLQEFESIHGSLPSTPVCRTGGGGSHFYFLAPDGAFPNKANVLPGLDIRGDGGYVVAPPSLHESGETYQWAINLQPR